The following are from one region of the Erwinia billingiae Eb661 genome:
- the suhB gene encoding inositol-1-monophosphatase: protein MHPMLNIAVRAARKAGNLIVKNYETPDAVEASQKGTNDFVTNVDRDAERLIIEVIRKSYPKHTIITEESGELAGEDEDVQWVIDPLDGTTNYIKRLPHFSVSIAVRIKGRTEVAVVYDPMRNELFSAVRGQGAQLNGYRLRGSTARDLDGTILATGFPFKLKQHATPYINIVGKLFTQCADFRRSGSAALDLAYVAAGRVDGYFEIGLKPWDFAAGELLVREAGGLVTDFVGAHGYLTSGNIVAGNPRVVKAMLANMREELSEALKR from the coding sequence ATGCATCCAATGCTCAACATTGCCGTGCGCGCTGCGCGCAAGGCCGGAAATTTAATCGTCAAGAATTACGAAACCCCGGACGCTGTCGAAGCGAGCCAGAAAGGCACCAACGACTTCGTTACCAATGTTGATCGCGACGCTGAGCGCCTGATTATTGAGGTGATTCGCAAGTCCTATCCGAAGCACACCATTATTACCGAAGAGAGTGGTGAATTAGCCGGTGAAGACGAGGATGTACAATGGGTTATCGATCCACTGGATGGCACCACTAACTACATCAAACGCCTTCCTCATTTCTCTGTTTCTATCGCCGTGCGCATTAAAGGCCGCACTGAAGTCGCCGTCGTTTACGATCCAATGCGCAATGAGCTGTTCAGCGCCGTTCGTGGACAGGGCGCGCAGTTAAACGGTTACCGCCTGCGCGGCAGCACCGCTCGCGACTTGGATGGCACCATCCTGGCAACCGGCTTCCCGTTCAAGCTGAAGCAACACGCCACGCCTTACATCAACATCGTAGGCAAGCTGTTCACCCAGTGTGCTGATTTCCGTCGTAGCGGTTCTGCTGCCCTGGATCTGGCCTACGTGGCGGCTGGCCGTGTTGACGGTTACTTTGAAATTGGCCTGAAGCCATGGGATTTCGCGGCCGGTGAACTGCTGGTGCGTGAAGCAGGCGGCCTGGTGACTGACTTTGTTGGTGCACACGGTTACCTGACTTCCGGCAACATTGTTGCGGGCAACCCACGCGTCGTTAAAGCGATGCTGGCTAACATGCGTGAAGAACTGAGCGAAGCGCTGAAGCGCTAG